One window from the genome of Candidatus Didemnitutus sp. encodes:
- a CDS encoding ABC transporter permease yields MLARLRQALFIPESGLLLVVFVLGAALWFFSGTVRTPQFEVGPDGARQRVFTTNAGGERVPAFVERNKFLNAQNLAQLAKDTSFIAIMAVGMSIVIIAGGIDLSVGSIYALASVLGALAFQQFGPDGAHAGASPFAGVLFGSLACVGTAALCGLANGGLIVALRVHPFIITLGAMAILRGIAFVVTRGQSVGGFPPAFREIVRFEVGNGLSFVPLAVMVLVLVAGWIFLGRLAAGRRVYAVGGNELAARFSGIRVERVKLGVYLLSGLCAGIAALLSIGYYGAATSGDGQGYELNVIAAAVVGGASLTGGKGTALGAVLGALVIQMISSGIVILSIDQNYSQIIIGVVVVAAVVLDNVNHWLARRRQARAAS; encoded by the coding sequence ATGCTTGCTCGCCTACGCCAAGCTTTGTTCATCCCCGAAAGCGGCCTGCTGCTCGTCGTGTTCGTGCTGGGCGCGGCGCTGTGGTTTTTCAGCGGCACGGTCCGCACACCGCAATTCGAGGTCGGTCCCGACGGTGCGCGCCAGCGCGTCTTCACCACCAACGCCGGCGGCGAACGCGTGCCGGCCTTCGTCGAGCGCAACAAATTCCTCAACGCGCAAAACCTCGCGCAGCTCGCCAAGGACACCAGTTTCATCGCCATCATGGCGGTCGGCATGTCGATCGTGATCATCGCCGGCGGCATCGATCTGTCCGTCGGCTCGATCTACGCGCTCGCCTCCGTGCTCGGTGCGCTGGCGTTTCAGCAATTCGGTCCCGATGGCGCGCACGCCGGCGCATCGCCCTTCGCCGGCGTCCTGTTCGGCTCGCTCGCGTGCGTCGGCACTGCGGCGCTGTGCGGACTCGCCAACGGCGGACTGATCGTCGCGCTGCGCGTGCATCCGTTCATCATCACGCTGGGCGCGATGGCGATTTTGCGCGGCATCGCGTTCGTGGTGACGCGTGGGCAATCCGTCGGCGGATTTCCGCCGGCGTTCCGTGAGATCGTGCGCTTCGAGGTCGGCAATGGCCTGAGCTTCGTGCCGCTCGCGGTCATGGTGCTGGTGCTCGTCGCTGGCTGGATATTTCTTGGCCGCCTCGCCGCCGGCCGTCGCGTCTATGCCGTCGGCGGCAACGAGCTCGCGGCGCGCTTCTCCGGCATCCGCGTCGAGCGCGTGAAACTCGGCGTCTACCTGCTCTCGGGCCTGTGTGCCGGCATCGCCGCGCTGCTCTCGATCGGCTACTACGGCGCCGCGACCTCGGGCGACGGCCAGGGTTACGAGCTGAACGTCATCGCCGCCGCCGTCGTCGGCGGCGCCAGCCTCACCGGCGGCAAGGGCACCGCGCTCGGCGCCGTGCTCGGCGCACTCGTCATCCAGATGATTTCCTCCGGCATCGTCATCCTCAGCATCGACCAGAACTACAGCCAGATCATCATCGGCGTGGTGGTGGTCGCAGCCGTCGTCCTCGACAACGTCAACCACTGGCTCGCCCGCCGCCGGCAGGCGCGCGCAGCTTCCTGA
- a CDS encoding MFS transporter, with translation MIKTSASTRLSYAASDVAGQLLFCWIMWYLPYFYTDTYGIPAATVGTILLVARWVDAIDAPVWGIIFDRTKSRWGKSRPWFLWLSGPFAVFGVLTFLTPELSYGAKVAYAAITYIASNVLYTGINTPVTSILSALTPDPHERVTLTMFRMVGSKLGVLIVNLTGLELVRLLGGGDDRRGYMLAVPVFAVVSLALFLTAFRNLRETVPVESTPVPLRGTFGALRGNWPWFIIFASSFLFWIGFISRVTVAPHFLEYVLHRPDLLKLANGLDFASLGTALLLPWFCRRAAKATVWALGLAGMIVGQIIVYVGLRDGGSIPLVLTGWTIGFVASGAAMAMPFSVLSDSVDYGEWKTGIRAAGLLTAVGAAFCLKAGAGLGGALPMWLLDAAGYVPKAAQTPAAQRAIEFGVVWLPTLAFALALVPVLFYGRFERLEPQIAADLASRRAKQHE, from the coding sequence TTGATCAAAACCTCCGCCTCCACGCGGCTCAGCTACGCCGCCAGCGACGTCGCCGGACAGCTGCTGTTCTGCTGGATCATGTGGTATCTGCCGTATTTCTACACGGACACCTACGGCATTCCGGCAGCGACCGTCGGCACGATCCTCCTCGTCGCGCGCTGGGTCGACGCGATCGACGCGCCGGTCTGGGGAATCATTTTCGATCGCACGAAAAGCCGCTGGGGCAAGAGCCGGCCGTGGTTTCTCTGGCTGTCGGGTCCGTTCGCCGTGTTCGGCGTGCTGACGTTCCTCACGCCGGAACTGAGCTACGGCGCCAAAGTCGCCTACGCCGCGATTACCTACATCGCGAGCAACGTCCTCTACACCGGCATCAACACGCCCGTGACATCGATCCTCTCCGCACTCACGCCCGATCCGCACGAGCGCGTCACGCTGACGATGTTCCGCATGGTCGGATCCAAGCTCGGCGTGCTGATCGTCAACCTCACCGGCCTCGAACTCGTGCGCCTGCTCGGCGGCGGCGACGATCGGCGCGGCTACATGCTGGCCGTGCCGGTCTTCGCGGTCGTGTCGCTTGCGCTTTTTCTCACGGCGTTCCGCAATCTCCGCGAAACGGTCCCGGTGGAATCCACGCCGGTGCCGTTGCGCGGCACCTTCGGTGCGCTGCGCGGGAACTGGCCGTGGTTCATCATTTTCGCGAGCAGCTTCCTGTTCTGGATCGGCTTCATCTCCCGCGTCACGGTCGCGCCGCACTTCCTCGAATACGTGCTGCACCGCCCCGACCTGCTGAAGCTCGCCAACGGTCTCGACTTCGCCTCGCTCGGCACGGCGTTGCTGTTGCCGTGGTTTTGCCGGCGCGCCGCGAAGGCGACCGTCTGGGCGCTCGGACTCGCGGGCATGATCGTGGGGCAAATCATCGTCTATGTCGGTCTGCGCGACGGCGGCTCGATCCCGCTTGTGCTGACGGGCTGGACGATCGGCTTCGTGGCCAGCGGCGCGGCAATGGCGATGCCGTTCTCGGTGCTCTCGGACAGCGTGGACTACGGCGAATGGAAAACCGGCATCCGCGCCGCGGGTCTGCTCACGGCTGTGGGCGCCGCTTTCTGCCTGAAAGCCGGTGCCGGCCTCGGCGGCGCGCTCCCGATGTGGTTGCTCGACGCCGCCGGCTACGTCCCGAAAGCCGCGCAAACACCCGCCGCGCAGCGTGCCATCGAGTTTGGCGTCGTCTGGTTGCCGACGCTGGCCTTCGCCCTCGCGCTCGTGCCGGTGCTTTTCTACGGCCGTTTCGAACGCCTCGAACCCCAGATCGCCGCCGATCTCGCCTCGCGGCGCGCGAAGCAGCACGAGTAA
- the ribF gene encoding riboflavin biosynthesis protein RibF produces MFDGVHLGHQSVIEAAVHSARRSRGLAGVLTFWPHPSAVLRPEKPTPLILARETKRELLGRLGLDFLVEHPFSLEFAATTARDFVARLKRAFPDLEAVYVGENFRFGRGREGDTATLIAAARDAGFAVYSAPRLNHNGAPISSSRIRELIAGGEIEQANALLGYSYFSDGTVTEGKRLGRTLGFPTLNLAWQPGLAPRYGVYLVTVSGPDGRMQPGVANYGLRPTVETGVTAPRLEVHVLTPTTLTYGDRVTVRWLRFLRPERKFSGIDELRKQIEMDRLGALEALRKLSAEETPNGA; encoded by the coding sequence ATGTTCGACGGCGTGCACCTCGGCCACCAGTCGGTGATCGAGGCGGCGGTGCACTCCGCGCGGCGTAGCCGCGGACTCGCGGGCGTGCTGACCTTCTGGCCGCATCCGAGCGCAGTGCTGCGACCGGAGAAACCTACGCCGCTGATTCTCGCGCGGGAAACGAAGCGCGAGCTGCTGGGCCGGCTCGGCTTGGATTTTCTGGTCGAACACCCGTTCTCGCTCGAGTTTGCCGCGACGACGGCGCGCGACTTCGTCGCCCGATTGAAGCGCGCTTTTCCGGACCTCGAAGCCGTTTACGTCGGCGAGAATTTCCGTTTCGGCCGCGGCCGCGAAGGCGACACTGCGACGTTGATCGCCGCGGCGCGCGACGCGGGTTTCGCCGTCTACAGCGCGCCGCGTCTGAACCACAACGGCGCGCCGATCAGCAGCAGCCGGATTCGCGAATTGATCGCCGGAGGCGAGATCGAGCAGGCGAACGCGCTGCTCGGTTACTCGTATTTCTCCGATGGCACGGTCACCGAGGGCAAACGCCTCGGGCGCACCTTGGGCTTTCCGACGCTCAACCTTGCCTGGCAACCCGGTCTCGCGCCGCGCTACGGCGTCTATCTCGTCACCGTGAGCGGGCCGGATGGACGCATGCAGCCCGGCGTGGCGAATTACGGCCTGCGCCCGACGGTCGAGACCGGCGTGACGGCGCCCCGCTTGGAAGTCCACGTGCTGACTCCCACGACGCTGACTTATGGCGACCGCGTGACGGTGCGCTGGCTGCGCTTCTTGCGGCCGGAGAGGAAGTTTTCCGGGATCGACGAGCTGCGAAAGCAGATCGAAATGGACCGTTTGGGGGCATTGGAGGCGCTGCGGAAACTTTCTGCCGAAGAAACTCCAAACGGCGCTTGA
- the truB gene encoding tRNA pseudouridine(55) synthase TruB, protein MSLRPPKEVEGVLLVDKPTGMTSHDVVYRLRRKFQIQRIGHAGTLDPLATGLLVMLVGKATKISQYLISEDKVYEGEITLGAKTNTLDAEGEIMETRPVPPLTEEQVREAMKGFMGDQYQTPPMFSAVKIGGVPLYKKAREGEEVEREPRFIRVAAFDLLGFASPKIQFRLACTKGTYVRVIAGDLGEKIGCGAHLSGLRRTGSGKFTIAQCTPLADIETMEMAELEKRLIPIHEAAPRIAYT, encoded by the coding sequence ATGAGCCTCCGTCCTCCCAAAGAAGTCGAGGGCGTGCTGCTCGTCGACAAACCCACCGGCATGACGTCCCACGACGTCGTCTACCGTCTCCGCCGGAAATTCCAGATCCAGCGCATCGGCCACGCCGGCACGCTCGACCCGCTCGCGACCGGCCTGCTCGTCATGCTCGTCGGCAAGGCGACCAAGATTTCCCAATACCTGATCAGCGAGGACAAGGTTTACGAGGGTGAGATCACGCTCGGAGCCAAGACCAACACGCTCGACGCCGAAGGCGAGATCATGGAGACGCGCCCGGTGCCGCCGCTCACCGAGGAGCAGGTGCGCGAGGCGATGAAGGGTTTCATGGGCGATCAATACCAGACGCCCCCGATGTTCTCCGCCGTGAAAATCGGCGGCGTGCCGCTCTACAAAAAGGCCCGCGAAGGCGAGGAAGTGGAGCGCGAGCCGCGCTTCATTCGCGTCGCCGCGTTCGACCTGCTCGGGTTTGCATCGCCGAAAATTCAATTCCGCCTCGCCTGCACGAAAGGCACCTACGTGCGCGTGATCGCGGGCGATCTCGGCGAGAAGATCGGTTGCGGTGCGCACCTCTCCGGCTTGCGGCGCACCGGCAGCGGCAAGTTCACCATCGCGCAGTGCACGCCGCTGGCCGACATCGAGACAATGGAGATGGCCGAACTCGAGAAGCGCCTCATCCCGATCCACGAGGCCGCACCCCGCATCGCCTACACGTGA
- a CDS encoding substrate-binding domain-containing protein — translation MKLPSTFLFASLLAVVASAAPRTITLGLVAKSQGNPVFQAARVGAEDAAVDLGQKLGLAIKIDWRTPNEEDAQKQAEAIEQLVLAGAEGIAVSCSDANKLTDAIDSAVNNGVPIVTFDSDAPASKRFATYGIDDLECGKQTMEELARVLGGKGIVAVLAGNQNAPNLQRRVAGVREAAKKYPGITIRDVYYHKETPQDAAAKVEQVMQANPDITGWAMIGGWALFTENALKWQPGTVQCVSVDALPAQLNYIRSGHVPVLLGQQCYQWGYRSVGLLIDKIVLKKGPPTVKEISALQPVTKDNLDDYAKNWAKWLRK, via the coding sequence ATGAAACTACCCTCCACGTTCCTGTTCGCCTCATTGCTCGCGGTCGTCGCGAGCGCCGCCCCGCGCACCATCACCCTCGGCCTCGTCGCCAAATCGCAGGGCAATCCGGTCTTCCAGGCCGCCCGCGTCGGCGCCGAGGACGCCGCCGTCGACCTCGGCCAAAAACTCGGCCTCGCCATCAAGATCGACTGGCGCACACCGAACGAAGAGGACGCCCAGAAGCAGGCCGAGGCCATCGAACAACTCGTCCTCGCCGGCGCCGAAGGCATCGCCGTTTCCTGCTCCGACGCCAACAAGCTCACCGACGCCATCGACTCCGCGGTGAACAACGGCGTGCCGATCGTCACCTTCGACTCCGACGCGCCCGCCTCGAAGCGCTTCGCCACCTACGGCATCGACGACCTCGAATGCGGCAAACAGACCATGGAGGAACTCGCCCGCGTCCTCGGCGGCAAGGGCATTGTCGCCGTCCTCGCCGGCAACCAGAACGCCCCGAACCTCCAGCGCCGCGTCGCCGGCGTCCGCGAAGCCGCGAAGAAGTATCCCGGCATCACGATCCGCGACGTCTATTATCACAAGGAAACCCCGCAGGACGCCGCCGCAAAGGTCGAGCAGGTCATGCAGGCCAATCCCGACATCACCGGCTGGGCCATGATCGGCGGCTGGGCGCTGTTCACCGAGAACGCCCTGAAGTGGCAGCCTGGCACCGTGCAATGCGTCTCGGTCGACGCGCTCCCCGCGCAGCTCAACTACATCCGCTCCGGCCATGTCCCGGTCCTGCTCGGCCAGCAATGCTACCAATGGGGCTACCGTTCGGTCGGCCTGTTGATCGACAAGATCGTCCTCAAAAAGGGCCCGCCCACCGTGAAAGAGATCAGCGCCCTACAGCCAGTCACGAAGGACAACCTCGACGACTACGCAAAGAACTGGGCCAAGTGGCTCCGGAAGTGA
- a CDS encoding bifunctional oligoribonuclease/PAP phosphatase NrnA has product MSYYPEFQTAFAEFLAALHGKRVAVIGHQRPDGDCIGSQVALTRALRARGIDAIAINPDPVPRRIKFLLGDTPFFQRDHVEHDGRLAVFTDCADHNRAGDKTRALYPDAFGCFDHHLSNVGFARHNFVDTQSAATAEVLAGLFLDAGLPIDAVSAQALYTGIMTDTGQFRFASTSQRVFTLAGELLARGANPAQAGQELYERESLGKLKLLQHFIGSLKLECGGRVCIGVLPQGIFEQTGATVEDTEGLVDYARSLDGVAIGALIEERPGVIKASLRAQHAVYRVDSIAAKFNGGGHASAAGLNFPDTLSSFYPKLIAAFAQRLQEVDALKK; this is encoded by the coding sequence CCTGAATTTCAGACGGCGTTCGCCGAGTTTCTCGCCGCCCTGCACGGGAAACGCGTGGCGGTGATCGGTCATCAACGCCCGGATGGCGACTGCATCGGCTCGCAGGTCGCACTGACCCGTGCACTCCGTGCGCGCGGCATCGACGCGATCGCGATCAATCCCGATCCCGTTCCGCGCCGCATCAAGTTCCTCCTCGGCGACACGCCGTTCTTCCAGCGCGATCACGTCGAGCACGATGGCCGCCTCGCGGTCTTCACCGACTGCGCCGACCACAATCGCGCCGGGGACAAGACCCGCGCTCTCTACCCCGACGCGTTCGGCTGCTTCGACCACCATCTCTCGAATGTCGGTTTCGCGCGCCACAACTTTGTCGACACGCAGAGCGCCGCCACCGCCGAGGTGCTCGCGGGCCTGTTCCTCGACGCCGGGCTGCCGATCGATGCCGTGTCCGCGCAGGCGCTCTACACCGGCATCATGACCGATACCGGCCAGTTCCGCTTCGCCTCGACCTCGCAACGCGTCTTCACGCTCGCCGGCGAGTTGCTCGCGCGGGGCGCGAATCCCGCGCAGGCCGGCCAGGAACTCTACGAACGCGAGTCGCTCGGCAAGTTGAAGCTCCTCCAGCATTTCATCGGCTCGCTGAAGCTCGAGTGCGGCGGCCGCGTGTGCATCGGCGTGCTGCCGCAGGGCATTTTCGAGCAAACCGGTGCGACGGTCGAAGACACCGAAGGTCTCGTCGACTATGCACGCTCGCTCGACGGTGTCGCGATCGGCGCGCTCATCGAGGAGCGTCCCGGCGTGATCAAGGCCAGCCTCCGCGCGCAGCACGCCGTCTATCGCGTCGACTCGATCGCGGCGAAGTTCAACGGCGGCGGCCACGCCAGCGCCGCGGGCCTGAATTTCCCCGACACGCTTTCCTCGTTCTATCCGAAACTCATCGCCGCGTTCGCGCAGCGATTGCAGGAAGTCGACGCCCTCAAGAAATGA
- a CDS encoding sugar ABC transporter ATP-binding protein: MPYLEFQGLTKRFPGVRALDGVSLAIERGTCHALIGENGAGKSTLGKILAGVYTADEGEIRLDGRVIAPDSPLAARALGIAMVHQELAFCPNLSIAENLCLGDLPRNRLGWVDRAALRARARTMLESIHADLDPDRLIGTLSTGQEQLVQIAAAVGTGAQIIVMDEPTSSLSAGETKELFALIRKLKARGLTLIYVSHRMEELFALCDHISVLRDGRHVATGRIADTTPHQVVTQMIGRELLVQEPKHLHRPRGPRRLAVERLAHPSRFRDVSFELHAGEIVGLAGLVGAGRSEVAQALLGLDPDATGRLRIGENEIEVGSIDASLRAGLGLLPEDRKRQGLVLGLNCRENNSLASLPALSRAGWMRASEEHSVAQRFAKRLNLKAPSIETGVGTLSGGNQQKVALAKWLTRDCSVLIVDEPTRGIDVGAKAEIYQLLDELAAEGKAILMISSELPELIGLCGRILVMRDGQLVGEVPRAEFSEARLMQLMAGVAAA, encoded by the coding sequence GTGCCCTACCTCGAGTTTCAAGGCCTCACGAAACGCTTCCCCGGCGTCCGCGCGCTGGATGGCGTGAGCCTCGCCATCGAACGCGGCACATGCCACGCGCTCATCGGCGAAAACGGCGCGGGCAAGAGCACACTCGGGAAGATTCTCGCCGGCGTTTATACTGCCGACGAAGGTGAAATCCGCCTCGATGGTCGCGTCATCGCACCGGATTCGCCGCTCGCCGCCCGCGCCCTCGGCATCGCGATGGTGCACCAGGAGCTCGCGTTCTGTCCGAATCTTTCCATCGCGGAAAACCTCTGCCTCGGCGACCTGCCGCGCAACCGCCTCGGCTGGGTCGACCGCGCCGCCCTGCGCGCCCGTGCCCGCACGATGCTCGAGTCGATCCACGCCGACCTCGATCCCGACCGCCTGATCGGCACGCTCTCGACCGGCCAGGAGCAGCTCGTGCAGATCGCCGCCGCCGTCGGCACCGGCGCGCAGATCATCGTCATGGACGAGCCGACCAGTTCGCTCTCCGCCGGCGAGACGAAGGAACTCTTCGCCCTCATCCGAAAGCTGAAGGCGCGCGGCCTCACGCTCATCTACGTCTCGCACCGCATGGAGGAACTGTTCGCGTTGTGCGACCACATCTCCGTCCTCCGCGACGGCCGTCACGTCGCCACCGGGCGCATCGCCGACACGACGCCGCACCAAGTCGTCACGCAAATGATCGGCCGCGAACTGCTGGTGCAGGAGCCGAAGCACCTGCACCGCCCGCGTGGCCCGCGCCGCCTCGCCGTCGAGCGCCTCGCGCATCCGTCGCGCTTCCGCGACGTCAGTTTCGAACTCCACGCCGGCGAGATCGTCGGCCTCGCCGGCCTCGTCGGCGCCGGCCGCAGCGAGGTCGCCCAGGCGCTCCTCGGCCTCGATCCCGATGCGACGGGCCGCCTGCGCATCGGCGAAAACGAAATCGAAGTCGGCTCGATCGACGCCTCACTCCGCGCCGGGCTCGGCCTGCTGCCCGAGGACCGCAAGCGGCAGGGGCTCGTGCTCGGCCTGAATTGCCGCGAAAACAACTCGCTCGCTTCCCTGCCCGCCCTCAGCCGCGCCGGCTGGATGCGCGCAAGCGAGGAGCACAGCGTCGCCCAGCGTTTCGCGAAACGGCTGAACCTGAAGGCACCGTCGATTGAGACCGGCGTCGGCACGCTCAGCGGCGGCAACCAGCAGAAGGTCGCGCTCGCGAAGTGGCTGACGCGCGATTGCTCGGTGCTGATTGTCGACGAGCCCACGCGTGGCATCGACGTCGGCGCGAAGGCGGAAATTTATCAGCTCCTCGACGAACTCGCCGCCGAGGGCAAAGCGATCCTCATGATTTCCTCGGAGCTGCCCGAGCTCATCGGCCTTTGCGGCCGCATCCTCGTGATGCGCGACGGCCAGCTCGTCGGCGAAGTGCCGCGTGCGGAGTTCAGCGAGGCGAGGCTCATGCAGCTGATGGCCGGCGTTGCCGCCGCCTGA
- a CDS encoding Gfo/Idh/MocA family oxidoreductase, producing MKKLGLGVLGLGEGRSIISASLHSELWDVVALCDLNETLGRERCAEFQLPLEKYTRDYTALLANPGIDVVGIYTPDHLHADHVIAALRAGKHVVCTKPFLHDLSRAAEVRAAAAASGKRVMVGQSSRLFAPFTRQREHFEEGKFGPLNSVEAYYNADHRWFLAKGWAKTDAFKWLYGGLSHPVDFIRWYLPDIEEVMGYSRLSENGAKLGLVHADTFHFIYKARSGPIARVSGTYTSPVTPNSRDSNMSCVLRGALGAGQADYYELRYAWKTDTQSVVETFEDRDDYYFRFGGHSHHAGEYQNYIEYFARCLADGRKPTPDVDEGIVTVALMQAMEESCASGRPVKLRDVLARHGLEALTP from the coding sequence ATGAAAAAACTCGGACTCGGTGTTCTCGGCCTCGGTGAAGGCCGCAGCATCATTTCGGCGAGCCTGCACAGCGAGTTGTGGGACGTCGTCGCCCTGTGCGACCTGAACGAGACGCTCGGCCGCGAGCGCTGTGCCGAGTTCCAGCTGCCACTCGAAAAATACACGCGCGACTACACCGCACTGCTGGCGAATCCCGGCATCGATGTCGTCGGCATCTACACGCCGGATCACTTGCACGCCGACCACGTCATCGCCGCGTTGCGCGCCGGCAAGCACGTCGTCTGCACGAAGCCGTTTCTCCACGACCTGAGTCGCGCCGCCGAGGTGCGCGCCGCGGCGGCCGCCTCCGGCAAACGCGTCATGGTCGGTCAGAGCTCGCGCCTCTTCGCGCCGTTCACCCGGCAGCGCGAGCACTTCGAAGAGGGAAAGTTCGGCCCGCTCAACTCCGTCGAAGCCTACTACAACGCCGACCACCGCTGGTTCCTCGCCAAGGGCTGGGCCAAAACCGACGCATTCAAGTGGCTCTACGGCGGCCTGAGTCACCCGGTCGACTTCATCCGCTGGTATCTGCCCGACATCGAGGAAGTGATGGGCTACTCGCGCCTGAGCGAGAACGGCGCGAAGCTCGGCCTCGTCCACGCGGACACGTTTCACTTCATCTACAAGGCCCGCTCCGGTCCGATCGCCCGCGTCAGCGGCACCTACACGAGCCCGGTCACGCCGAACTCGCGCGACAGCAACATGAGCTGCGTGCTCCGCGGCGCGCTCGGTGCCGGCCAAGCCGACTACTACGAGCTGCGCTACGCGTGGAAGACCGACACGCAGTCCGTCGTCGAGACATTCGAGGACCGCGACGACTACTATTTCCGCTTCGGCGGTCACTCGCACCACGCCGGCGAATACCAAAACTACATCGAGTATTTCGCCCGCTGCCTCGCCGACGGCCGCAAGCCCACGCCGGACGTGGATGAAGGCATCGTCACCGTCGCGCTGATGCAAGCCATGGAAGAATCCTGCGCGAGCGGCCGGCCGGTGAAGCTGCGCGACGTGCTCGCACGCCACGGCCTCGAGGCACTGACGCCGTAG